In Tuberibacillus sp. Marseille-P3662, the following proteins share a genomic window:
- the tsaE gene encoding tRNA (adenosine(37)-N6)-threonylcarbamoyltransferase complex ATPase subunit type 1 TsaE yields MYEIISDSNEKTMDIAQSIAHHLRPGDILTLTGDLGAGKTTFAKGLGSALDIDETMNSPTFTIVKEYNGRIPLYHMDVYRVEHGDDLDIIDEYFESDGIVVIEWPDHIQSILPSERLDISIRYIDERTRLITLDPNGLRYDEICKEIKS; encoded by the coding sequence ATGTACGAAATCATATCAGATTCAAACGAGAAAACAATGGACATTGCCCAATCGATTGCTCATCATCTCAGGCCGGGAGATATATTAACTTTGACGGGAGATCTAGGAGCTGGGAAAACGACATTTGCCAAGGGGTTAGGGTCGGCCTTGGATATTGATGAAACAATGAATAGTCCAACATTTACTATCGTCAAAGAATATAATGGGCGCATACCCTTGTATCACATGGATGTCTACCGTGTGGAACATGGAGATGATTTGGATATCATTGATGAGTATTTTGAAAGTGATGGCATTGTCGTCATTGAATGGCCGGATCATATTCAGTCGATCCTCCCATCTGAACGTTTAGACATTAGCATTCGCTACATTGATGAAAGGACTCGGCTTATCACTTTAGATCCAAATGGCCTTCGTTATGACGAGATTTGTAAGGAGATCAAATCATGA
- the tsaB gene encoding tRNA (adenosine(37)-N6)-threonylcarbamoyltransferase complex dimerization subunit type 1 TsaB produces the protein MKTLSIDSSNLVMGVAINDDDRVLGEIITNVKKNHSIRLMPAIQQLMDDVGVSSLDLDRIAVAQGPGSYTGVRIGVSIAKSLAWSLNIDLVGVSSLEILAQNGRYFDGYIVPFFDARRGQVYTGMYQFKDGQVIPVLDDRIVLMEQWLEQIKEHREHVLFLSNDMEKHGSAITAALGEQTEYADISINNPRPAELGRLGMLKSPVNDIHTFAPAYIQMAEAEAKWLEAQRISEHE, from the coding sequence ATGAAAACTTTATCAATTGACTCATCTAATTTGGTTATGGGAGTGGCTATCAATGACGATGACCGGGTTCTCGGTGAAATCATCACGAATGTCAAAAAGAATCACTCCATAAGGCTTATGCCGGCGATTCAACAATTGATGGATGACGTTGGGGTATCTTCTTTGGACCTTGACCGAATTGCTGTTGCTCAAGGTCCTGGTTCATACACAGGTGTTCGAATCGGCGTCTCCATAGCAAAATCTTTGGCATGGTCTTTGAATATAGATTTAGTTGGTGTCTCTAGTTTAGAAATATTGGCGCAAAATGGCCGGTATTTTGACGGATATATTGTCCCATTTTTTGATGCTAGACGTGGTCAAGTATATACAGGGATGTATCAATTCAAAGATGGACAGGTTATACCTGTGCTAGATGATCGGATTGTTTTGATGGAACAATGGCTTGAACAAATAAAAGAGCATCGAGAACATGTTTTATTTCTGAGCAACGATATGGAAAAGCATGGATCGGCGATCACAGCGGCTTTGGGTGAACAGACTGAATATGCGGACATAAGTATCAACAACCCGCGTCCAGCTGAGTTAGGACGGTTAGGGATGCTGAAGTCACCCGTCAACGATATTCACACTTTTGCACCGGCTTATATTCAAATGGCTGAAGCAGAAGCTAAATGGTTAGAGGCCCAAAGGATATCGGAACATGAATAG
- the rimI gene encoding ribosomal protein S18-alanine N-acetyltransferase yields the protein MNRKISYRVMTSEDIHQVHHVEEETFQHPWTLAAFENEMINNRFATYLVAEDKERIIGYCGTWVILDDSHITNIALLDEYRGQRIGETLLRKAMKLAKMKKAKTMSLEVRVSNEKAKHLYRKLGFQKGGIRKHYYSDNHEDALVMWVNL from the coding sequence ATGAATAGAAAGATTTCGTACCGTGTGATGACTTCAGAAGATATTCATCAAGTTCATCATGTTGAAGAAGAAACTTTTCAACATCCATGGACGCTGGCAGCATTTGAAAATGAGATGATCAATAATCGATTCGCTACCTATCTTGTTGCTGAGGATAAGGAACGGATCATTGGGTATTGCGGTACTTGGGTGATTCTTGATGACTCTCATATTACAAACATAGCGTTATTGGATGAGTACCGTGGGCAAAGAATTGGCGAGACCTTACTTCGAAAGGCTATGAAGTTAGCCAAGATGAAAAAGGCCAAGACCATGAGTTTAGAAGTTCGTGTATCAAATGAAAAGGCGAAGCATTTATATCGAAAATTAGGATTTCAAAAAGGCGGTATTCGAAAACATTATTATTCGGATAATCATGAAGACGCCTTAGTCATGTGGGTGAATTTATAG